Below is a genomic region from Phycisphaerae bacterium.
GATAGGCATGGCCGTGTTCCTTGTCGGGACGGCCGTCGGCTTGTTGATGTTTGCGACGCTGTGGAGCAGGTCGGCGGCCAGGGCGGCGCTCGCCGTGGCCGAACGCACGAATCAGGACCTCCGCGAGAGCGAGGGCAAATACCGGTTGCTCTTTGACGGCTCAGTGGATGCCATTCTGCTTCTCACGGACGTTGTGGTTGACTGCAATGCGCAAGCGTGCAAACTATTCGGTTGTTCACGTCAGGAGCTCACTGGCAGATCATTCGAGGACCTCTCGCCGACCAGGCAGAAAGACGGTCGGCTCTCGGCGGAGACGGCCCAAGAAAACATCCGGGCCGCCCTTGGCGGTACCCCGCAGTTCTGTCACTGGACCCTCAAGCGACGGGACGGGAGGACGGTTGACACCGAGATCTGGCTCAAGTCTCTGTCCATGTCGGGCCGGCCGGTTCTTCTCGCGATCATTCGCGACATGACCGAGCGTAAGCGCGCGGAAGAATCGGTTCGACAATCGCTGCGAATGGCGGCCGACATCATGAGGGCGATTCCCTCAGGCTTGTTCATCTACGGATACAACCCTCCGGACGATTTCGTTCTTCTTGGCGGCAACCCGGAAGCCCAACGGCTGACGGGCGTTCGCTTGGATGAGTGCCTGGGCAAGAGTTTCGGGGAATTGTGGCCGGAGCTGAAGAGGGACGCGCTCCTCGATGCGCTGCTCAACGTTATTCGGACCGGCAATCCGCTCGAAATCGAGGAGTTAGAGTACCGAAGCGAAATCTTCGGCGGCGTGTTTCGGGTTCGGGCTTTCGCAATGCCCGGCAATCGTCTTGGTATCGCCTTCGACGACGTAACCGAGCGGCACAAGGCGGAAGCGGCGGCGAGGATCGAAGCCGCGAAGCTGAACACGATCCTGGCGAATATTGATGAGGGCGTGGCTTTCGCGGAGGCTGACGATCGGATCATCGAAGCCAACCCTCGTTTCGTGGATCTTGTCGGCGGGAGCCGCGAGGACATCGTCGGGCGGTCGTTGTGGGATTTCCGCGGCGGGTCGTTCGTGGAAGGTATCCGAGAGACTGTGAACGGCTTTCGTCGTCAGACAGGCAGCCAGCCGGTGACCATGCAGCAGCGGATCAAGGACCAGGACGTGGTCCTGCGGCTTCAGCCGCTGTACGACAGTGATGCTTATGCCGGTGTGTTGCTGAGCATCATGAATGTGACCGACATGGTTCGCGCCCGGGAGGAACTGGAGCGGTCCAACCGCGAGGTCACCGAGCGTGCCAGGCAGCTCGAGGAGGCGAGGCTCGCGTCTCTTAACATGGTCGACGATCTCGAGCGCGCCCGCGTCGCCGCGGAGGCCGCCAACCGGGCCAAGAGCGAATTCCTTGCGAACGTCAGTCATGAGATTCGCACGCCGATGAACGCCATTATGGGCATGACGGAACTCATGCTGGAAACCGATCTGACGGTGGATCAGAGGGAGTCGCTGCAGATCGTCAAAGAGTCGGCAAACTCCTTGCTCGCGGTGATCAACGATATTCTCGACTTCTCGAAGGTCGAGGCGGGCAGGATGGACCTGGAGCGTGTCCCCTTCGATCTCCGCGAGAGTCTCAGCGACACCGCCAGGGCGCACGCGCTGGCGGCCCATAAGAAGGGGCTTGAGCTGGTGTGCGACATCGCTCCCGAGGTTCCCGGCATGGTGGTGGGCGATCCTGTTCGTCTGCGGCAAGTCGTCGTCAATCTTCTAGGCAACGCGGTTAAGTTCACCGAAAAGGGCGAGATCGTCGTTCGCTGCGATCTGTGGAACCCGGCCGCGTCTCCCGTCGGTTTGGGACCGGGCACCGGGAAGAAGCTCGATGCGCTGTCCGCTCATTCGGAGGATCGAATTCTGCTGCATTTCTCGGTCGCGGATACGGGGATCGGGATTCCTCGCGAGAAACAGCAGATGGTGTTCGAAGCGTTCGCGCAGGCGGACGGCTCGACAACGCGCAAGTACGGCGGTACCGGCCTGGGGCTGGCGGTGTCGGCGAAACTCGTCGAGTTGATGAATGGACGACTCTGGGTTGAGAGCGAGCCCGGCCAGGGCAGTACGTTCCATTTCGTGGCAGAGTTCTGGCAATCCGGGACGTCGGCCGGTCCGTCCGATTCCAAAACCGTCTCCAGCCTGCGGAATCTGGCCGTCCTTATTGTCGACGACAACGAGACCAATCGCTGCGTGCTTGAGAGGACGCTGCATCGCTGGAACATGAAACCGACATCGGCAAGCGGGGGCGAGGCGGCCCTGAAATTGCTGCACGAGGCCAAGGCTGCCGGCCGGCCGTTCCCCCTGATTCTCCTGGACGCCATGATGCCGGAAATGGACGGTTTTGAACTGGCCAAGCGCATCAGGCAGAACCCTGCCCTGGCCGGCGC
It encodes:
- a CDS encoding response regulator, which gives rise to MGKRFRKILLMRDRWPAWVVLACAVLLAIFARSVAVEQMRLKDRARFDTEVERIRSVLQERLRQSEHAVRSVCALFESSNQVEESEWEHFAGNALTDDENKVVESLYFVERVPREKLEEYVRQCRAEGAAGFEVHPQGDRPTYMPVRYVFPPKANGIKLGLDMAQDLFWRAAAERARYTGQVEGSIRRPAAQSGNRCPEYRMLKAVYRVSPGQVEGEQSRRQFIGWVGVCVGGKGLAQGLAAQCRSIGLSIDVFEGISASRETILYASEGEPAVLRSESSPMFEKYAELKVGDSIFTMRAASLPAFASPWSRGIGMAVFLVGTAVGLLMFATLWSRSAARAALAVAERTNQDLRESEGKYRLLFDGSVDAILLLTDVVVDCNAQACKLFGCSRQELTGRSFEDLSPTRQKDGRLSAETAQENIRAALGGTPQFCHWTLKRRDGRTVDTEIWLKSLSMSGRPVLLAIIRDMTERKRAEESVRQSLRMAADIMRAIPSGLFIYGYNPPDDFVLLGGNPEAQRLTGVRLDECLGKSFGELWPELKRDALLDALLNVIRTGNPLEIEELEYRSEIFGGVFRVRAFAMPGNRLGIAFDDVTERHKAEAAARIEAAKLNTILANIDEGVAFAEADDRIIEANPRFVDLVGGSREDIVGRSLWDFRGGSFVEGIRETVNGFRRQTGSQPVTMQQRIKDQDVVLRLQPLYDSDAYAGVLLSIMNVTDMVRAREELERSNREVTERARQLEEARLASLNMVDDLERARVAAEAANRAKSEFLANVSHEIRTPMNAIMGMTELMLETDLTVDQRESLQIVKESANSLLAVINDILDFSKVEAGRMDLERVPFDLRESLSDTARAHALAAHKKGLELVCDIAPEVPGMVVGDPVRLRQVVVNLLGNAVKFTEKGEIVVRCDLWNPAASPVGLGPGTGKKLDALSAHSEDRILLHFSVADTGIGIPREKQQMVFEAFAQADGSTTRKYGGTGLGLAVSAKLVELMNGRLWVESEPGQGSTFHFVAEFWQSGTSAGPSDSKTVSSLRNLAVLIVDDNETNRCVLERTLHRWNMKPTSASGGEAALKLLHEAKAAGRPFPLILLDAMMPEMDGFELAKRIRQNPALAGATIMMLSSAKQQEDVARCRELGISVYLTKPIRCSELMDAIMEALGLRSPVPVVQESEPEQAGEAGRRMPRVLLVEDNEVNQKLAVRILEKFGCPLAVANNGKEALEILAREGEDAFDLVLMDVQMPVMGGFEATSAIRERERRTGGHLPIVAMTANAMKGDREQCLAAGMDDYLPKPIDVGALRNLLRKLPCKGSRSRENAMNNEQTTNETAGVPEPTHGCPVDFTKAMENLGGERELFEEVLGLFVQTIPQIRKDLETAIAARDAARLRLVAHGLKGSAANVCAESARRAAEEIESMAKQEDFAEIDKVFAVLDAHLKRLQEYAESRSSQGSSAEQES